One Spinacia oleracea cultivar Varoflay chromosome 4, BTI_SOV_V1, whole genome shotgun sequence DNA segment encodes these proteins:
- the LOC110787827 gene encoding 2'-deoxymugineic-acid 2'-dioxygenase, giving the protein MEKFVSSWSDGKTLPESYVFPAGQRPAEHLYPKSKISVPLIDLGKENGPNRLEVVQQIMEAAQTLGAFQVINHGISTKLMDDTLVMFKEFFNLPVEKKAKYCSWDTKEKFILYTSNFGYDEEKLHFWRDAVTQRCAPLEECTPYWPDEPAKYREIVGEYTAKAKEVGLKILELIAEGLGLEVGYFDSDVTQEVEMNVNHYPACPDPTLTLGAGLHSDRSLITILMQGDVSGLQFNKDGEWIAVDPIPDVLCVNIGYLMQIVSNGKLKSGDHRAVTNAEVTRESAALFLTPTQECLIEPAKALINGENPQLFRAIHYHEFLTAHNAVRKAKLSPNQVLKSFLIKP; this is encoded by the exons ATGGAGAAGTTTGTTTCAAGTTGGAGTGATGGTAAGACATTGCCAGAAAGTTATGTGTTCCCGGCTGGTCAAAGACCGGCGGAACACTTATATCCCAAATCAAAAATTAGTGTACCTCTTATTGACCTTGGTAAGGAAAATGGTCCTAATCGTTTAGAAGTTGTTCAACAGATTATGGAGGCAGCTCAAACTCTTGGAGCCTTCCAG GTTATCAATCATGGGATATCGACAAAATTGATGGATGATACTCTAGTTATGTTCAAGGAGTTCTTCAACCTGCCAGTAGAGAAGAAAGCAAAATATTGTTCTTGGGATACTAAAGAAAAATTCATTCTCTATACAAGTAATTTTGGTTATGATGAAGAAAAACTCCACTTTTGGAGAGATGCTGTGACTCAAAGATGTGCTCCTCTTGAAGAATGCACCCCGTACTGGCCCGATGAACCAGCCAAATACAG GGAGATTGTTGGAGAATATACTGCGAAAGCAAAAGAGGTAGGATTAAAAATCTTGGAGTTGATTGCTGAAGGATTAGGGCTCGAAGTAGGATACTTTGATAGTGATGTAACACAAGAAGTGGAGATGAATGTGAATCATTACCCAGCATGCCCAGATCCAACTCTGACATTGGGAGCTGGATTACACAGTGACCGTAGTCTCATAACTATACTTATGCAAGGCGACGTTTCTGGACTTCAGTTCAACAAAGATGGAGAATGGATTGCTGTTGATCCCATTCCTGATGTATTATGTGTTAATATTGGGTATCTCATGCAG ATTGTTAGCAACGGAAAGCTGAAAAGTGGTGACCATAGAGCAGTGACAAACGCAGAGGTAACTAGGGAAAGTGCAGCGCTTTTCCTAACACCAACACAAGAATGTCTTATTGAACCTGCAAAAGCACTTATCAATGGTGAAAATCCTCAACTCTTCAGGgctattcattatcatgaatttCTTACAGCTCACAATGCTGTGCGCAAAGCAAAACTAAGCCCTAACCAAGTATTAAAGTCGTTTctaattaaaccctaa
- the LOC110787826 gene encoding trans-cinnamate:CoA ligase, peroxisomal-like isoform X1 has translation MNTYMSKFEANYTALTPITFLKRAAMSYADRTSIIYGEARFTWQETYDRCRRLASSLQSLGIAKNEVVSVLAPNIPALYEMHFAVPMAGGVLNTINTMLDANGVKSILDHSEAKILFVDYEYIPLAYEALRLLNVDPKRSTTKLSVVIIGDSTNKNGKLESSKKHLEYEELVVKGNVDFMAVKIEDEWDPITLSYTSGTTSSPKGVVYSHRGAFLGTLSLILGWEMGTQPVYLWSLPMFHCNGWTFTWGIAARGGTNVCIRNTTASMIYKSIALHGVTHMCCAPVVLNIILEERKQLTTQVQVQVLVGGSPPPEKLLIKMEELGFYIVHAYGLTEATGAALVCEWQKRWDKHSHEERARLKARQGISVLNIEDLDVKDTVTMQSVPKDGKTTGEIVIRGSGIMKGYFKNEKATSEAFASGWFHTGDVGVIHPDGYIQVKDRLKDVIISGGENISSVQVEEVIYQHPEVLQVAVVAMPHPRWGETPCAFLVVKTAKHHTVTENDIITYCRNNLPHYMVPKKVCFLMDLPKTSTGKVQKGTLRAMAKNIQLPDFNNHLQMPPKFTSSRL, from the exons ATGAACACTTACATGAGCAAGTTCGAGGCAAATTATACGGCACTTACTCCAATCACATTCTTGAAAAGAGCTGCTATGTCTTACGCTGACCGAACATCCATCATATACGGCGAAGCTCGGTTTACCTGGCAGGAGACTTACGATCGCTGTCGACGCCTCGCTTCGTCTCTCCAATCCCTTGGCATTGCCAAAAATGAAGTG GTATCAGTATTGGCCCCAAATATACCAGCTTTGTACGAGATGCACTTTGCAGTTCCAATGGCAGGAGGTGTTCTGAACACAATCAATACTATGCTTGATGCCAATGGTGTGAAGTCAATACTTGATCATTCAGAAGCTAAGATCCTGTTTGTGGACTACGAGTACATCCCTTTGGCTTATGAGGCGCTTCGTCTGTTAAACGTGGATCCAAAACGTTCAACAACAAAACTGTCAGTTGTTATTATTGGTGATTCCACAAACAAAAATGGAAAACTGGAAAGCTCAAAAAAGCATTTGGAATATGAAGAATTGGTTGTTAAGGGAAATGTAGATTTCATGGCAGTGAAGATTGAGGATGAGTGGGATCCTATAACTCTTAGTTACACATCCGGTACGACATCTTCTCCAAAAGGAGTGGTATATAGCCATCGAGGTGCTTTCCTTGGCACCTTAAGCCTAATATTAGGTTGGGAGATGGGAACACAACCAGTTTACTTGTGGTCTTTACCGATGTTTCATTGTAATGGATGGACCTTCACATGGGGGATTGCTGCTCGAGGCGGGACTAATGTTTGCATACGCAACACAACTGCATCTATGATATACAAAAGCATTGCACTACATGGGGTCACCCATATGTGTTGTGCACCGGTTGTGTTAAACATTATTCTGGAGGAGCGCAAACAGCTGACAAcccaagttcaagttcaagtcctGGTTGGTGGATCCCCACCACCGGAGAAACTGCTAATAAAGATGGAGGAGCTTGGGTTTTATATAGTACACGCTTATGGACTTACGGAAGCGACAGGAGCTGCACTAGTGTGTGAGTGGCAAAAGAGGTGGGACAAACATTCACATGAGGAACGAGCACGGTTAAAGGCACGTCAAGGGATAAGCGTACTAAACATAGAGGATTTAGATGTAAAGGACACTGTAACAATGCAGAGTGTGCCTAAGGATGGGAAAACTACGGGGGAGATAGTAATACGTGGTAGTGGAATAATGAAGGGATATTTCAAGAATGAGAAAGCAACTTCTGAGGCATTTGCAAGTGGTTGGTTCCATACGGGAGATGTAGGTGTCATCCACCCTGATGGATATATACAAGTTAAAGATAGGTTAAAGGATGTGATTATATCAGGTGGCGAAAATATTAGCAGTGTACAGGTAGAAGAGGTCATTTATCAACATCCAGAGGTGTTACAGGTCGCCGTTGTAGCTATGCCTCATCCACGATGGGGTGAAACCCCTTGTGCTTTTCTGGTCGTTAAAACTGCAAAACATCATACTGTCACCGAAAATGATATCATCACGTATTGTAGAAATAATCTTCCCCATTATATGGTGCCTAAGAAGGTTTGTTTTTTAATGGATCTCCCTAAAACTTCTACGGGAAAAGTTCAGAAAGGAACATTACGAGCAATGGCAAAGAATATTCAACTGCCAGATTTCAACAATCATCTTCAAATGCCTCCAAAATTTACATCCTCGCGGCTATAA
- the LOC110787826 gene encoding trans-cinnamate:CoA ligase, peroxisomal-like isoform X2 yields the protein MHFAVPMAGGVLNTINTMLDANGVKSILDHSEAKILFVDYEYIPLAYEALRLLNVDPKRSTTKLSVVIIGDSTNKNGKLESSKKHLEYEELVVKGNVDFMAVKIEDEWDPITLSYTSGTTSSPKGVVYSHRGAFLGTLSLILGWEMGTQPVYLWSLPMFHCNGWTFTWGIAARGGTNVCIRNTTASMIYKSIALHGVTHMCCAPVVLNIILEERKQLTTQVQVQVLVGGSPPPEKLLIKMEELGFYIVHAYGLTEATGAALVCEWQKRWDKHSHEERARLKARQGISVLNIEDLDVKDTVTMQSVPKDGKTTGEIVIRGSGIMKGYFKNEKATSEAFASGWFHTGDVGVIHPDGYIQVKDRLKDVIISGGENISSVQVEEVIYQHPEVLQVAVVAMPHPRWGETPCAFLVVKTAKHHTVTENDIITYCRNNLPHYMVPKKVCFLMDLPKTSTGKVQKGTLRAMAKNIQLPDFNNHLQMPPKFTSSRL from the coding sequence ATGCACTTTGCAGTTCCAATGGCAGGAGGTGTTCTGAACACAATCAATACTATGCTTGATGCCAATGGTGTGAAGTCAATACTTGATCATTCAGAAGCTAAGATCCTGTTTGTGGACTACGAGTACATCCCTTTGGCTTATGAGGCGCTTCGTCTGTTAAACGTGGATCCAAAACGTTCAACAACAAAACTGTCAGTTGTTATTATTGGTGATTCCACAAACAAAAATGGAAAACTGGAAAGCTCAAAAAAGCATTTGGAATATGAAGAATTGGTTGTTAAGGGAAATGTAGATTTCATGGCAGTGAAGATTGAGGATGAGTGGGATCCTATAACTCTTAGTTACACATCCGGTACGACATCTTCTCCAAAAGGAGTGGTATATAGCCATCGAGGTGCTTTCCTTGGCACCTTAAGCCTAATATTAGGTTGGGAGATGGGAACACAACCAGTTTACTTGTGGTCTTTACCGATGTTTCATTGTAATGGATGGACCTTCACATGGGGGATTGCTGCTCGAGGCGGGACTAATGTTTGCATACGCAACACAACTGCATCTATGATATACAAAAGCATTGCACTACATGGGGTCACCCATATGTGTTGTGCACCGGTTGTGTTAAACATTATTCTGGAGGAGCGCAAACAGCTGACAAcccaagttcaagttcaagtcctGGTTGGTGGATCCCCACCACCGGAGAAACTGCTAATAAAGATGGAGGAGCTTGGGTTTTATATAGTACACGCTTATGGACTTACGGAAGCGACAGGAGCTGCACTAGTGTGTGAGTGGCAAAAGAGGTGGGACAAACATTCACATGAGGAACGAGCACGGTTAAAGGCACGTCAAGGGATAAGCGTACTAAACATAGAGGATTTAGATGTAAAGGACACTGTAACAATGCAGAGTGTGCCTAAGGATGGGAAAACTACGGGGGAGATAGTAATACGTGGTAGTGGAATAATGAAGGGATATTTCAAGAATGAGAAAGCAACTTCTGAGGCATTTGCAAGTGGTTGGTTCCATACGGGAGATGTAGGTGTCATCCACCCTGATGGATATATACAAGTTAAAGATAGGTTAAAGGATGTGATTATATCAGGTGGCGAAAATATTAGCAGTGTACAGGTAGAAGAGGTCATTTATCAACATCCAGAGGTGTTACAGGTCGCCGTTGTAGCTATGCCTCATCCACGATGGGGTGAAACCCCTTGTGCTTTTCTGGTCGTTAAAACTGCAAAACATCATACTGTCACCGAAAATGATATCATCACGTATTGTAGAAATAATCTTCCCCATTATATGGTGCCTAAGAAGGTTTGTTTTTTAATGGATCTCCCTAAAACTTCTACGGGAAAAGTTCAGAAAGGAACATTACGAGCAATGGCAAAGAATATTCAACTGCCAGATTTCAACAATCATCTTCAAATGCCTCCAAAATTTACATCCTCGCGGCTATAA